In Glycine max cultivar Williams 82 chromosome 15, Glycine_max_v4.0, whole genome shotgun sequence, the DNA window GGGAATCTAGAAAAGCAAGGAAGGGGATGAGAGGCTCATACCAGacaattgattaaaaaacattatttgttCAGTTTTTATGTATGGCCTCAAGTGTTCCACTCTCGCTATAAATACATAGCTTAATCTACATCCCCTTCAGTCTCATTCattcttcaaaacaaagaacaaaaacattaatagagtatagaaagaaaaaagatgatgtCCCCATCCCATGTGATCCTATCCATATTTTTCTTGGTGTGTACAACAACACCACCACTGTCCCTTGCCCAGAACACCCCTCAAGACTTTCTTGATGTGCACAATCAGGCTCGTGCCGAGGTTGGTGTTGGTCCACTCTCATGGAACCACACCCTTCAAGCCTACGCTCAAAGGTATGCCAATGAGAGAATCCCTGACTGCAACCTCGAACACTCCATGGGACCCTTCGGCGAGAATCTCGCTGAAGGGTACGGCGAAATGAAGGGTTCGGATGCTGTCAAATTTTGGCTCACTGAGAAGCCTTACTATGACCACTACTCCAACGCTTGTGTCCATGATGAGTGCTTGCATTATACTCAGATTGTGTGGCGTGATTCTGTTCATCTTGGGTGTGCTAGAGCAAAGTGTAACAATGGCTGGGTGTTTGTTATTTGCAGCTATTCCCCACCAGGCAACATTGAAGGGGAACGACCTTATTGATTCTCTTTCTTATTAATactattaaagaaaaatgaactAGCATTAGTAGGGTATCCTGTCTTTGAGTTATTATTGTTTGGAAATCACCATGTGTGACATTGATATATATTGAGTATGAATGTATGATATTTCCATTATGAATTATAAAGAGATTTCTTAGTGTGAccttatttcatttataaacggGGTAAAACTGACAATGGGTTTTGCTTTCCAAACGAAATTGATAGGGCATGATACAAGCACACcacacagaagaaaaaaaattacaaggacaaaaaaaaactccactaaattacataaaacaaaaaaatgtatttaagtaaaaaataaatagagataGAATCACTTGCACACCCAAGTGATAATTTGTGCATTtaacattaagaaaaatataagatgatgaatgattaaaagaaaataaaagaaaatcttaaatttaatcttatactaacaaaaattaatatcctaacaaactaatatttacctataataaggaaaaaaaaatctggaataacaaataaagcatGGATGGTAGAGTAATTGAGTAGCAAGGGCAATTTCTTTGATGGGCAGTTACGTTTTTTGTAACTGCTCTTAACTGTAACAGCTACAAATAACAATAGACCCAAATCACAAATAGTAGCAGAAACGACAACACCATTGTAAGCCggaataaatttgaaattaattccTAAATTACTCTGCAACCTTAAAATTAGGTGTCCGTTGCCTGGCCAAATGCCCATCGGTATAAGTCAAAATTAGAGTTAGTTAATCAGGTTCACCTATTTCGGAccaaataaatagtaaataaaataagacaaaTTAATGTTAATGAATGTCATAGGATAAGGatcaaggaaaataaaaaataatttaataaaaacataaatattcatttctataaaagtatttaatagtggtacttatttttaaataatcaaaataattattgttaaaaaatcaaaatgtttaataaatgtattaaatattttgaccAATATCTGTCAGATTAATAATCAGATTTTTCTTTAATCTCATCTTATAAGTATACATAACCGAGTGCCTCTATTATGATACTGTTTCCGATATAGGATTATTCAAGTATATGTCTCTTTTTtaggataagtttttttttaaatttttttatcatccttTTTGAGGATAAGTATATTATGTTGCCTGTAATAATAAGATTTTGCTGGATTTATTTTGTGGGCGTAGATAAGAGTTTATTGTCGCAGTTATATTTTTGGTACATATAATTGTCGCAATTATAGTTGGACATTTTTAGTGGcaggagtatatatatattccttaaAATAGTCCAtataccaataaaataaaaagttttatgtTATAGCtattgtaaaaaagaaaaaagaacttgCTCGTTAATGGAAATGATGAAATCATACGAGTATATGCAATCATGGGTGAGAAATATAActctaaaaatattgaaatggtGAGATATATAAgctagaaagaaaataaacaattataagTTCTTCTTCACACTTGGGCACTTGGCATATGGAAGTTAGAGTAATGCCAAAATGTGTTCACGGATCACTTTAGTGCTAAGCAACACATGTTCCCTTTCGCTCTCTTTGCCGGCGGCTTCAAAAGAAGGACATTGGCTCGCAAGATTTTAATTGGTTCTGCACTTCTCAAACAAACCCATGATTGAGCACATTGCAATAGAATAATCACAAGGAATTAGAATTCATTTTATGTTGTTTACCCGTACAATACAtcaatacaaaatacaaataaataaagacacttttaatttgaatggtTTAATAATAAATTCCAATACTACATTCACACACAAAAATCGATacaagaaatttattgaaaaagatgaaagttAATCTCAGGACTTCTCACcgtaaaaatatcttatttttagaaaaagaaaaaacacacacacacacacacaaaacggTGGGCTCCACTCAGCTTAATAGGCAGAATTTACTGCTTAACTAGTGCTGGTAGACCGGTGTATTTAACTGTTGGGTCCCATTGAAACAGCTTTTTAAGGTCTATATTTCAGACAAGAAGTGTCGGGTTAGGTTGACTTTACTACATGCATGTAGAGTAGTCTAGTCTAGGATGTTATTTTACTTGTCAgttttactaaattttattacagagtgtttaataaattcattaaatattttattatttttcactgtTTATGTACTTTGAGGTctaacatattaaatattttatttttatttaaaatcatttaattaatgtcattaaaattagagatgataaaaatatttgtacatTATTTGTGGATAAAATCAATTGTAATGAATAGAAGATAGATAATTAAATGGTTACTTACAAATagtttaaataaacaaataattttattacaattttttttatttattaatgagGTAGAGGCAAGTATTATGGTACTCGTGTCTATAGGTTTCCATTATATACTATCCgttataaaattacttaaatattcTTATactataaagatttttttactaaattttcatAGATCACGTTATAGGACACAAATATGTGgcatttaaaatattcttttgagATTTTGCTATTGTAAGAAGTTAATAGGAAAATTCTCACTTATTGTAAACACCCctttataaagttatttttacttattattaattaacaattttaaaaaattattctttaaaccaattttttgttaatttaattaaggtttaaatatatttttttcatttttttaatttagtattttttttcatttttatctttataatttttttagtccatataaaatgtgtctatttttttttcttaaaacactttagataacattttttactgttgaaaatatttatttttaactgttCAAGGTGTTTTATCGTTaagacaaacaaaatatatccatgtaaagattaaaacaaaataaaaaaaatgctaaattgtaaaaatgaaaaatgtatttaaatcttATATTAAACAACATTTGGgatgatgctaataaaaaagttaaatcaaACAATCAAGTTCATTAATTTTCCATTAGTGTCAGCTAGGTCACGCTAAAGTAAATATCTTTGTTAACATAGATTTCAATCAATGTATAAgatataactattttaatatttttaaaaaagttaaggaTGTTACTTTCATTATGCGTCAATTAGACCGACGCTGTTAATAGTATTTACTTTATAATAAAGGTCTTATTAATATAGAGGAGATAGACCAggtgaaaaagaataaaagatatatatttcACTCCATTATTCCATGATTAATTGCTGTTAATAATAAGACAATGGTTAACTTAGTTGTGAAAATTTGCAAAACATGCCTATATATAATTCTTCTATCTATGTTTgatgtattttatttagataGAAACTTGGTCCAATCACGAGAAGTACAAGCTATTAGAATAAAAGAGTTTTTAGTTGAAAATATGTCTCTTGTACTTAAAATATCCGGGATTATATGCGTAGAATAGTATAAACAGCCAAATAGAACCGTGTATCGTGTGTATATATGCCCAATCATATATTGACCTAGctagaaaatacaaataaacattgTGCTGGCAGTTTTTCTAGTCTATTCATGGAACACGTGCGATACCTTGAATATTGAAGCCTGTGACGAGGAAGAGTTTAGAGAGAATTGAATTGAATACAAGTTGGTATGTAATGATGCAACAAGTATTTTCCCGCATGAGTTCGTTTCAATTGCATGGTCTAATTAGTGTAAGTTTTCTTTCAACTTACCTTTTCTTACACGGCAGAATGATGGTTGGGGCAAGCCGCCGGAGAATTAAGCGATGACTGCCAAGTCCTCTTACAATCATGGATCATGATCTAGATTATATACATCATACCGATCAAATTCAATTCCCATTTACACTAGAAGAAATGACTAGTATAGAgaaatcaaattaagtgattgcTATAGTTATACGGATTTCATCAACTAAATGCATATAAGAATGTTCAAATCTTCttcttattaagaaaaaaaataaattctgagATAATTGGAAGTGTTAATATCAAACAAATTAAgattagagtttaatttttatgtaattttagcgtaaaaaaattatattgttaacaaataaaaaattgtgataattagaactttttaagataatttttataaaaattaataaattaaatctgCTATATATGAAAATTTCTGATTAGAGGACAATATACAATTTCCTTTACTTGGTCAATGTATCAACTATTTACTCTTAATATTAAATTGGATAATATACTATAAATTTGATTTAGACTTTATGTGTattttgaatattaatatatttatttaatatcattttatatatttattatatatatataaagtaaaaattaattaattaacatatttatatatggaaattctatttatttatctatttctataaatattatattaataaaattaatatatatatatatatatatatatatatatatatatatatcaacaaaatacattagaattttatatattttttgaaaacatgttttatagactagtttttaaaatacctccattaaataaaaatcatactgtattatatatactatataagaaaaaattatttatttatatatttctataaaaattacataaaaaatatcaaatatattttatttactgatttttgtaaattcttgattaatatattaggtaaattgatttttttctataaatattataattttcttatatatatatatatatatatattataaactgATTTtgtaaattcttaattaattaacaaaaatgtgtcatattatataagaaaaatatatgtgcttaaatattggtataaaatttacacacacacacacacatatatatatatatatatatatatatatatttatataaaattaaaggatcagaaaaaaagattttattaaaaatatgtttagtcAAATTCTACGACATAAATTAATACTTAACAAAATTAGTGGATATTTTACGTCAATATGttgacaaaaataattgttttatataaaCTAACTGTAAAaaacttcaattaaataataaaattgtgttatactatataaattttttatttatatattgatctagatattacattaataatatcaaaatttatatcaaaatttcttcaaaagtttagtttatttaaatatagatagatagatggaAACCAAAAGTTTGTGTCTGTATGATGCCTTATTAAGAATTACCTACTAGTTAGACGTTAGCCAACACTAGCAAGCTATCTAGATTTTTAGTCATCCACgcaattatgattttaaaaattctactaTTCTTGCACACGAATCTTCCTATAAATACCTCAAAGGAGCTCCAACCTTATTCATCAAATTAACACCTCCCTTTCAGTATTATTAATTTCTATAGAGctgaagaaattaatattaatcaatcaatcaaaatggGGTTGTGCAAGGTTTCATTTCCTGTATTATGTGTGTTGGGGTTGGTCATGATTGTGAGTCACGTTGCCAATGCTCAAGACTCACCAGCAGATTACGTCAATGCACACAACGCTGCAAGATCAGAGGTGGGTGTTCAAAACTTGGCTTGGGATGACACGGTTGCTGCTTTTGCACAGAACTATGCTAATCAACGTAAAGGTGATTGTCAACTGATCCACTCTGGTGGTGGTGGCCAATACGGGGAGAATCTTGCTATGAGCACTGGTGACCTAAGTGGCACAGATGCAGTGAAATTGTGGGTTGATGAGAAGTCTAACTATGACTACAATTCTAATTCCTGTGTTGGTGGAGAGTGTCTGCATTACACTCAGGTTGTTTGGAGAGACTCTGTGCGTCTTGGATGTGCCAAAGTAGCATGTGATAATGGAGGCACTTTCATCACTTGCAACTATGCTCCTCCTGGCAACTATGTTGGCCAAAGACCCTACTAGGTTGTTACATTTGTAGCAGCGAGATGGCTACCATTTAAGATGATGAGTTATATACCATAcatattaagaataaataatagcATCATGAATTTATATAGATTCATGTTATGATATTTTCCATCGTATTGGAATACATGTGAGCTCATAATTAACTCACACAAATCAATAATAATGTTACTCTTCAACTTGTCATGTGTATTTGATGTTCTTCTACGTTgtcatttgtttttatattttattcctctttgaatttaattaatgatattcaCTGTAAAGGATGTTTTGGAACAACAAATTaaggaaaggaaggaaaaaaaaaatcctcgtAACAGAAAATTTGAATGTGGAGGTGCACTATCAATATTTCATCGATAGTTTGAAATGCGAGAAAAGTGAAGCTAAACGAATTTTGTGTGTTAAcgtttatcttcttttttacaATCTAAAAAAACAATCAAGAAAGAAATGCGTAGTAGGTAATCCCgtaatgaaaaatatatcctatttttcatatatattaggAATAGTTTAAACTAACTTAATATTGTTTAGGACATGTTTACGTTCTTACCGGTCACGAAATTTTGACTCAATAATATATACGGCATAGGACCAGATCAACTTGATTTGTTGATATAAGATACTAATCTTAACATCATAtagttaaatcataaaattaaaatatataattttttttttgctgaacaatatataactaaaattaaggtataaatcatatttgtttctagaaattatattattaatacattattatttttaaaagaataatcaagattgGACCATACTGAGACGACGAACATAAATTTATCCTCAAAATACATTAGGTCTAATTTCTTAAATCTCAACCCACAAATAATAACATTGAGGCAAATCGGGATAATGAAAGCGGATAAGTCATGGATACTcttactcaaaaaaaaaaaaaaaaacaaaacactcacttaatataattacatttttttcctcttttttttcctatcaaaacgaataaacaaatatgaaacatttttttctttctcttcatctttaatTTCCTTATTTCTCTTAatctaactaataaaaaatctctctctttttcttctcttttctacATCTTTCTATCATAatcatttctttcttctcaattttatttaaagattacACTATACTAATTTGTTTGACAAAGTACTTGTCGTTTGCATTATATGGAAAGCTTATTCATAATACTGGAGTTTGTCATTCAAAGATCTGGatcaaatattgatttttaataaacattattCAATAGCACATGGAGGAATGAtgcactcttttttttcttctctaaatttTTGTCCTATAGGATTTTTCCATTTAATATTCTTTAGTAATAGACATATAGGGAGCGtgttatgaatatcattaattattttctaaactaACTAGAATACTACTGGCCCACTATGCACGGTcagtgaaaaaaaatcaattcaatattttaatttacatagTTATAGAAAACATTTAATTTGTAGGATCTTGTTGATTAGTGTCTTTGAAATATTggtgaagaaattaaaaagataaaatatttattgtgtaaaATATAAGAGATCCTAAAATAAGTTATAAAGAACATAATAttacatatttcaataaaaaattattcttcttttaattttttaactaatattttaaggTATTCGttagtatttttcttaattttattcctTTAATAAGAATATAGGactttaatttatttcctttgaagcttataagaaaaaatatttcctatGAATATATATGACTATATATGATCTAAAgaagatattttatttctatatcaTAAATTAGAATGCACAATATTACGTATTTATTCCTATATATgactttaattatatttctctTGATAAGGAGATatgactttaatttttctttaagctAATTAAAGTGTGTAtgatgtatttattaatttgttaaaaattatttattttaattattgaatttaaaaatgaacCGGTATTCTATAATATATccgttatttatatattttattaaaaaaaagatctaGATATTTCTGGTGAAATAAAAAACAGTCAAATAGACCTTGCATCCATTGACCGAGAAAAGAAACCACAACGGTTGCTGCACtttgttaattttctttcctGCTGAATTCATGAAAACATACTACCCGCCATGATTGAAGGCTATGACAAAGGCAGTACTTAATTTCCTTCCAAGAGAAGAAAATTCAGAGCAAGTTCGTCATGCATGTTTCtgcaataaattaaactttccataaaaattaattaatctatgGCTAAAGAGACTTTGGTATGCACCAATTACCAACTAGAAGGGATGCATCTTAGAATCCCTCAAACTTTTCTTTCTACTTACCTTTTTTTACACGGCGGTATGGGCAAGGGCAGTGCTGACCACCAAGTCTTCCTATTCCTACCATCACATATCATAATCCAGATTATGTCATCCCATCAAATTCAAATCCCACATATAATGGAAGGAATCACAAatgtacataatttttttttattgctatGTGGTTATTTAGATTTCATAAACTACAGATAATTAGCTAATCCTAGTCTGGAAATGTAATAAGCGAATTGGAGCTGAACAACAACTCTGGGCTTGTGCCACTTGTTGTTGGGTTATAATGCACAAGTTAGCACAATAAGATACAAGAGTGATagatattataaatttgttcttctaaaatcatttattttagtttttttgttccAAAAGATATGAAACATCTCTTTCCAAACCAAATGTTACATGCGTCGTACGACTTTCATTGAATATGGCTTTTTACATAATTCTACATAGATATATATACGTATAGATTTTCTATATTCTTACATTAATTAATGGATGACCTTAATATTCGAAATTAATAGACGAGGCCTAAAGACTTTCAAGGTTAAAACCATTCTGCTCGAAAACCTATATACTGATATAATCTCATTGGTTTttcaatattaaaaacaatCGTTCTATTCTTGAAAACGTCATACCTCATCAAAATCCTGTGTCTGTATGTGTgcatgattaatttattttagaatttcatTTGTTATTGTTAACACAAACTACAtaatttgatctaataatttgcattcataagttgattttaatctCTTAACACACTCCCAATTTCATTTAGACTAAAAATGTGGATCCATTCAAGCATAGAAAAATACGTATACGCAACAAAAACTCAAAGATTTAAATCATCTCTTGCTCTTTAACAGggaaaagacaattttttttaataaacaagtAAACCTATAGTTAATTGTGATAAGTATTAACGATGACTTGatatgatttctttttctctctcaatttttttaaaaaaaggccggtcatcttttcttttatataagcaaaaatttattgaataaaatataagtgCTCTAACCTAGAAATATTGATCAAATAATTACATAACCACAACAAAATTTCGTTAAAATCCAAATACATAAACTTCATCATGATGAAATtaggaaaataaagaaaaatgataaccAGTGAACTAAAAACATTGGTTaacaaacttaaataaaaatatttttattaggagactaaaaattatgttactcataatttttttatgattttctataatttatacaataaataattttttcttttagttttttaataatatcttaaaaatattattgtccttaaAACACTAGTTAA includes these proteins:
- the LOC100527778 gene encoding pathogenesis-related protein 1-like protein precursor, giving the protein MMSPSHVILSIFFLVCTTTPPLSLAQNTPQDFLDVHNQARAEVGVGPLSWNHTLQAYAQRYANERIPDCNLEHSMGPFGENLAEGYGEMKGSDAVKFWLTEKPYYDHYSNACVHDECLHYTQIVWRDSVHLGCARAKCNNGWVFVICSYSPPGNIEGERPY
- the PR1-6 gene encoding pathogenesis-related protein 1 precursor, whose protein sequence is MGLCKVSFPVLCVLGLVMIVSHVANAQDSPADYVNAHNAARSEVGVQNLAWDDTVAAFAQNYANQRKGDCQLIHSGGGGQYGENLAMSTGDLSGTDAVKLWVDEKSNYDYNSNSCVGGECLHYTQVVWRDSVRLGCAKVACDNGGTFITCNYAPPGNYVGQRPY